The following are from one region of the Abiotrophia defectiva ATCC 49176 genome:
- a CDS encoding DEAD/DEAH box helicase, with the protein MELRPYQQEARESIQKEWENGNKKTLLVLPTGCGKTIVFSKVIEDRVRKGERVLVLAHRSELLEQASDKLKQSTGLNTATEKAEETSIGSWFRVVVGSVQTLQRDKRLRKFAKDHFDTIVVDEAHHCISDGYQRVLGHFDQANVLGVTATPDRGDMRNLGTYFESLAYEYTLPKAIKEGYLSKIKALTIPLTLDLSGVGTQAGDFKSSDLGSALDPYLYQIADEMAKQCQDRKTVVFLPLVKTSQKFRDILNERGFKAAEVNGESKDRAEVLKDFEDGKYNVLCNSMLLTEGWDCPSVDCVVVLRPTKVRALYSQMVGRGTRLFPGKEELLLLDFLWHTERHDLCRPASIIATDEAVAKAMTKRSEEAANVAVDIMELEEVAVKDAVAEREEALAKKLSEMRKRKRSLVDPLQFEMSIQAEDLANYVPAFGWEAGPPSEKQLKALEKSGIFPDEVENAGKAKLILDRLDKRRHEGLATPKQIRCLERYGFRNVGIWKFDNAKRLIDRIAANNWRVPRGVDVASYEG; encoded by the coding sequence ATGGAATTACGACCTTATCAACAAGAAGCCCGTGAGTCCATTCAAAAAGAATGGGAGAACGGCAATAAGAAAACCCTGCTGGTATTACCGACAGGGTGTGGGAAGACAATCGTCTTCTCCAAAGTAATCGAAGACCGAGTGAGAAAGGGCGAGCGAGTGCTCGTCCTAGCTCATAGGTCAGAGTTGCTAGAACAGGCAAGCGACAAGCTTAAACAATCAACAGGCCTCAATACGGCCACAGAAAAAGCAGAAGAAACAAGTATCGGTAGCTGGTTCCGCGTAGTAGTTGGTTCAGTCCAAACGCTCCAGCGTGACAAAAGGCTTAGAAAATTCGCCAAGGACCATTTCGACACGATTGTGGTTGACGAAGCGCATCACTGCATATCAGACGGCTATCAACGTGTGCTCGGACATTTTGACCAAGCGAATGTGCTAGGCGTGACAGCAACGCCTGACCGTGGAGATATGCGTAACCTAGGGACCTATTTCGAATCATTGGCTTACGAATACACCTTGCCCAAGGCGATAAAGGAAGGGTACCTGTCTAAGATTAAGGCACTCACAATTCCTTTGACCTTGGACCTTTCAGGTGTAGGTACGCAAGCTGGGGACTTCAAATCAAGTGACCTAGGCTCTGCGTTAGATCCATACCTTTACCAAATCGCCGATGAGATGGCTAAGCAATGCCAGGATCGCAAGACGGTGGTATTCCTACCGCTCGTTAAAACGAGCCAAAAATTCCGCGATATTCTCAACGAACGTGGCTTTAAGGCTGCAGAGGTGAACGGTGAGTCCAAAGACCGGGCAGAGGTCCTAAAAGACTTCGAAGATGGCAAATACAATGTGCTTTGCAATTCGATGCTGCTAACTGAAGGTTGGGATTGTCCATCAGTCGACTGTGTGGTGGTCTTACGGCCTACAAAGGTTAGAGCCCTCTACAGCCAAATGGTCGGGCGGGGAACTCGATTATTTCCAGGTAAAGAAGAGTTACTGTTACTAGACTTCCTGTGGCACACAGAACGTCACGATTTATGCCGGCCAGCAAGTATTATTGCAACTGACGAAGCCGTTGCTAAAGCGATGACCAAACGTTCAGAGGAAGCAGCTAACGTGGCCGTAGACATCATGGAACTAGAAGAGGTAGCTGTTAAGGATGCAGTCGCAGAACGTGAAGAAGCACTGGCTAAGAAATTATCTGAGATGCGTAAACGTAAGCGGTCGTTGGTAGACCCTTTGCAGTTCGAAATGAGTATCCAAGCAGAAGACTTGGCCAATTATGTTCCCGCATTTGGCTGGGAAGCTGGTCCGCCGTCTGAAAAGCAACTCAAGGCACTAGAAAAATCCGGTATCTTCCCAGACGAGGTAGAAAACGCCGGTAAAGCTAAGCTAATCCTTGATCGCCTCGACAAGAGACGACATGAAGGCCTAGCTACGCCAAAACAAATAAGATGCCTAGAGCGGTACGGATTCCGCAACGTAGGCATCTGGAAATTCGATAATGCTAAGCGACTGATTGACCGGATTGCAGCCAATAACTGGCGTGTACCTCGTGGTGTCGATGTCGCTAGTTATGAGGGGTGA
- a CDS encoding ATP-binding protein: MNITRGVQARAQKTVIYGPEGVGKSKLASQFPEPLFIDTEGSTGNMDVARLDKPTSWTMLMNQIAFVKSNPTVCRSLVIDTIDWAERLCIEHICASHNKKGIEDFGYGNGYTYVSEEFGRLLNRLQELVDIGVNVVLTAHAQIKKFEQPDEMGAYDRWELKLGKKTTSQTAPLVKEWCDLLLFCNYKTHVVASDDKGKKHKAQGGTRVMYTEHHPAWDAKNRHGLPFEVPLAYGSIAHIFERQAQSPQSNPTPVQPAPKPAQTVQVVQQTPPVAQPQPVPMQAPTAEPVLAQAVAEAHEAEQTALFGEGIPDALRDLMRANAVTSQEIERAVAEKGFYPLGTPIANYDPGFIEGVLVAAWDQVFEHIKKDRKLPF, from the coding sequence ATGAATATTACAAGAGGAGTTCAAGCTAGAGCCCAGAAGACAGTTATCTACGGTCCCGAAGGGGTCGGTAAATCAAAATTAGCAAGTCAGTTTCCAGAGCCTCTCTTCATCGATACAGAAGGGTCCACAGGCAACATGGATGTGGCACGATTGGATAAGCCAACAAGCTGGACAATGTTAATGAATCAGATTGCTTTTGTCAAAAGTAATCCGACAGTTTGTAGGTCACTAGTTATCGATACAATCGACTGGGCAGAGCGTCTTTGCATCGAGCACATCTGCGCTAGCCATAACAAGAAAGGGATTGAAGACTTCGGTTACGGCAATGGCTACACCTATGTATCAGAAGAGTTTGGTCGCTTGCTGAATCGGCTTCAGGAGTTAGTAGACATCGGTGTGAACGTGGTTTTAACAGCGCATGCCCAAATTAAAAAATTTGAGCAGCCAGATGAAATGGGAGCCTATGATCGCTGGGAATTGAAACTAGGTAAGAAGACCACCTCTCAAACAGCGCCGTTAGTGAAAGAATGGTGCGACTTACTTCTATTCTGTAACTACAAAACGCATGTTGTGGCTTCTGACGACAAAGGCAAGAAGCATAAGGCCCAAGGTGGGACCAGGGTCATGTACACTGAGCACCATCCAGCGTGGGATGCTAAGAACCGCCACGGATTACCATTCGAAGTCCCTTTGGCATATGGTTCAATCGCCCACATCTTCGAACGTCAAGCGCAATCGCCACAGTCAAATCCAACGCCTGTACAACCGGCTCCTAAGCCAGCACAAACTGTACAAGTAGTGCAACAAACACCGCCTGTCGCTCAACCACAACCAGTACCTATGCAAGCTCCTACTGCGGAACCTGTATTAGCTCAAGCAGTGGCCGAGGCTCACGAAGCAGAGCAAACAGCACTCTTTGGCGAAGGCATCCCAGATGCTCTCCGAGATCTAATGAGAGCTAATGCAGTAACCTCTCAAGAGATTGAACGTGCGGTGGCTGAAAAAGGCTTCTACCCATTGGGGACGCCGATTGCTAATTATGACCCTGGCTTTATCGAAGGTGTCTTAGTAGCAGCATGGGACCAAGTATTTGAACACATCAAGAAAGATAGAAAATTACCATTTTAG
- a CDS encoding AAA family ATPase: protein MTIKIASLTTENVKRVKSVHIEPSPNGLTIIGGNNNNGKTSILDSIAWALGGNKYRPSKAQREGSVVPPTINLKLSNGLIVERKGKNSDLKVTDPTGNKAGQNLLDSFVEELAINLPKFINSSDKEKANTLLEIIGVGQQLYELECQEKEKYNMRRSIGQIADQKEKFAKEQPFYPEAPKTLVSITDLITQQQDILAKNGENQRKRDMTDQLHRQATQLMAEIERQEATLANLKEQYQNVLRDYDVAQKTSEQLQDESTEELEESIANIEAINIKVRANLDREKAEQDAAEYRTQYSSLTTEIESLRKQRMDLLQNADLPLKGLSVEDGELLYNGQRWDNMSGSQQLMVSTAIVRKLKPECGFVLIDKLEQMDMQTLNEFGAWLEQEGLQAIATRVSTGDECSIIIEDGYVKNSESAPAAPPTPKWEAGKF, encoded by the coding sequence ATGACAATTAAAATTGCATCACTCACTACCGAAAATGTAAAGCGCGTTAAATCCGTACACATTGAGCCTAGTCCAAATGGATTAACAATTATCGGTGGTAATAACAACAATGGTAAAACGAGTATTTTAGACTCAATCGCTTGGGCCCTTGGCGGCAACAAATACCGTCCTAGCAAAGCGCAACGTGAGGGGTCAGTAGTTCCACCAACAATTAACCTTAAGCTATCGAACGGACTTATCGTTGAGCGAAAAGGAAAGAACAGCGACCTGAAGGTGACAGACCCAACTGGCAACAAAGCAGGTCAAAACTTATTGGATAGCTTTGTCGAAGAACTGGCTATCAATCTGCCTAAGTTCATTAACTCTAGCGATAAGGAGAAGGCTAACACCTTGCTCGAAATCATTGGAGTTGGCCAACAATTGTACGAGTTAGAATGCCAAGAAAAAGAAAAATACAACATGAGACGGTCAATTGGTCAAATAGCCGACCAAAAAGAAAAGTTTGCGAAAGAGCAGCCGTTCTATCCGGAGGCTCCGAAGACCTTAGTTTCTATTACGGACCTCATCACGCAACAACAAGATATTCTGGCCAAGAACGGCGAGAATCAACGTAAGCGTGATATGACCGACCAGCTTCATCGCCAAGCTACTCAATTGATGGCAGAAATTGAGCGGCAAGAAGCTACCTTAGCTAATCTCAAAGAACAATACCAAAACGTCCTACGAGATTACGACGTGGCGCAGAAGACATCCGAGCAACTCCAAGATGAATCAACCGAGGAACTCGAAGAGTCCATCGCAAATATTGAAGCTATCAACATTAAAGTCCGAGCTAACCTGGACAGAGAGAAAGCCGAACAGGATGCCGCAGAGTATCGCACGCAATACAGTAGCTTGACCACAGAGATTGAATCGCTTCGCAAACAACGTATGGATCTATTGCAAAACGCAGACCTACCGCTAAAAGGCCTCTCGGTTGAAGATGGCGAGTTACTTTACAACGGACAACGTTGGGATAACATGTCAGGTTCTCAGCAACTCATGGTATCAACCGCTATTGTCCGTAAGCTGAAACCAGAATGTGGTTTCGTCCTAATCGACAAGCTCGAACAGATGGATATGCAGACGCTCAATGAGTTTGGCGCATGGCTCGAACAAGAGGGTCTTCAAGCCATCGCAACAAGAGTATCCACTGGCGATGAGTGCTCTATCATCATCGAAGATGGATATGTTAAGAATTCGGAATCAGCACCTGCTGCCCCACCTACACCTAAGTGGGAAGCCGGTAAATTTTAG
- a CDS encoding helix-turn-helix domain-containing protein, producing the protein MSTVVKSQNYTVQEVADLLGCSKSHAYKLVRQINKDLKEKNFLVLSGKVNKLAFHAVAGGAPE; encoded by the coding sequence ATGTCAACAGTAGTCAAAAGCCAAAATTACACAGTGCAAGAAGTGGCTGACTTGCTCGGATGCAGCAAAAGCCACGCTTACAAGCTAGTACGCCAAATTAACAAAGACTTGAAAGAGAAGAATTTCTTGGTGCTATCAGGAAAAGTAAACAAGCTAGCGTTCCATGCAGTAGCGGGAGGAGCACCGGAATGA
- a CDS encoding XRE family transcriptional regulator: MSFATIIKGLRLELGLSQEEFAERMNRFASSSDTDYPDGFNKTNISKWENGKAEPRMDTVRLIAATFGVSPNTLIGISDHPTNLIKVDRTSIVRVPILGTIKCGQPILAEDNITGYREELSDRLPSGNLFYLKSQGDSMVPTIPEGSLVLIREQPTVEYGEVAAVLVNGDTEATLKRVKKQGDIVMLIADNPDYPPYIITDDNPARIIGKAVQVSVDL; the protein is encoded by the coding sequence ATGAGCTTCGCAACTATAATCAAAGGGTTAAGACTGGAGCTAGGACTTAGCCAGGAAGAATTCGCAGAGCGGATGAACCGCTTCGCCTCGTCCTCTGATACTGATTACCCGGACGGGTTTAATAAGACAAACATTTCTAAGTGGGAGAATGGAAAAGCAGAGCCTCGGATGGATACAGTCCGACTTATTGCCGCCACATTTGGCGTATCACCTAATACTCTTATAGGGATATCAGACCACCCCACCAACCTCATCAAAGTAGACCGAACATCGATTGTCCGGGTTCCCATCCTAGGAACCATCAAATGCGGCCAACCAATCCTAGCAGAGGATAACATCACCGGTTACCGTGAGGAACTATCGGACCGTTTACCGTCTGGGAATCTTTTCTACTTGAAGTCCCAAGGTGATTCAATGGTTCCTACTATCCCAGAGGGGAGTCTGGTACTCATTCGTGAGCAGCCAACAGTTGAGTATGGCGAAGTAGCGGCGGTGCTCGTTAACGGTGACACTGAGGCAACACTAAAGAGGGTTAAGAAACAAGGTGACATCGTCATGTTGATTGCTGACAATCCGGACTATCCGCCTTATATCATTACCGACGACAACCCCGCACGGATCATCGGAAAGGCCGTTCAGGTGAGTGTGGATTTGTAG
- a CDS encoding site-specific integrase has product MSVRQDKARKTWMAKVSYMDDLGVRRYKTKRGFKTKREAMAFEQEYKKKVSGASDMTFESFVELYLEDCSHRLKPVTMLNKRKIIYRLMVPFFGHQSMLDIDAKTVRRWQNWLMNQPTNRGEKIAQTTLRTVNANLSAIFNYALKFHGIKNNPVRVAGTIGKSTRNGEVAFWTKDQFDTFLSTVEDNIYYQLAFSLLFYSGMRIGELQALTLSDFDQESKTVSISKTYVKIDGVDMITEPKTPKSNRIITLPPSIFELLNDYTSKLPYYKPTERLFTLGVYSYGKTLRTGADKAGLPRIRVHDLRHSHASMLIELGVSPLAISERLGHERVDTTLNIYSHLYPSRHGDIADKLEGVIRGSQEN; this is encoded by the coding sequence ATGAGCGTAAGACAGGATAAAGCCAGGAAGACCTGGATGGCCAAGGTTAGCTATATGGACGACCTTGGCGTAAGACGCTATAAGACAAAGCGGGGCTTTAAGACCAAACGAGAGGCCATGGCATTCGAACAAGAATATAAGAAGAAGGTATCTGGCGCTTCTGATATGACCTTCGAGTCTTTCGTCGAACTTTACCTGGAAGACTGCTCTCATCGATTGAAGCCAGTCACCATGCTAAACAAGCGTAAGATAATCTATCGGCTGATGGTCCCATTTTTCGGACATCAATCCATGCTTGATATAGATGCTAAGACAGTCAGACGCTGGCAAAACTGGCTTATGAATCAACCAACTAACCGAGGCGAAAAGATAGCCCAGACCACCTTAAGGACAGTCAATGCCAACCTATCCGCTATCTTTAACTATGCACTCAAATTCCATGGCATAAAAAATAACCCTGTCAGAGTGGCAGGGACTATTGGTAAGAGCACCAGGAACGGTGAGGTAGCATTCTGGACCAAGGACCAATTCGATACCTTCCTATCCACCGTAGAGGACAATATCTACTACCAGCTGGCGTTCTCTCTTTTATTTTATTCCGGCATGCGGATTGGAGAGCTGCAGGCCTTGACCTTATCGGACTTCGACCAGGAATCAAAGACTGTCAGCATATCTAAGACCTATGTTAAGATTGACGGCGTCGATATGATCACCGAGCCAAAGACGCCTAAATCTAATCGCATCATTACCTTGCCCCCTTCAATATTCGAACTACTGAATGACTACACCTCTAAATTGCCCTATTACAAGCCTACAGAGCGATTATTTACCCTAGGGGTATATAGTTATGGTAAGACGCTTAGAACGGGAGCAGACAAGGCTGGGCTACCAAGGATTAGGGTCCACGACCTTCGCCATAGTCACGCCTCTATGCTGATTGAATTAGGCGTCTCACCTTTGGCCATTAGTGAGAGATTAGGCCACGAGCGAGTGGATACTACCCTCAATATTTATAGCCACCTATACCCTAGCCGTCATGGCGATATAGCTGATAAATTGGAAGGGGTCATTCGGGGGTCACAAGAAAACTAG
- a CDS encoding PriCT-2 domain-containing protein, translating to MSEIKLTELLEYVDPALCSYQEWVNVGMALKHVGYTAMDWDSWSKGDHARYHAGECFKEWAFFEGSNTPVNR from the coding sequence TTGTCAGAAATTAAATTAACTGAGCTACTCGAATATGTCGACCCTGCACTATGCTCCTATCAAGAATGGGTCAACGTCGGGATGGCACTCAAACATGTAGGCTACACAGCCATGGACTGGGACTCATGGTCCAAAGGAGACCACGCTCGCTATCACGCAGGTGAATGTTTTAAGGAATGGGCCTTCTTCGAAGGCAGCAACACCCCAGTTAACCGGTAG
- a CDS encoding DUF4393 domain-containing protein, with protein MDSNLPQLPISSETGDALAKPIAESVGNAGKDIVEAIFHYFLDPLRKFNIQRNFNLEKFQEDLYKNFNDIPEANRDDSKINLTIKAIEDLRYQINEEEIRDMFTTLITSTLDNRKNSKVLPIFSTIISNMTSSEAKLLKVLYTNKLSLTPYVELTIVNKISGVTNAPGLALLLLDESNTQGAELDLSLLESENLIKHTTDSSLSSEYFVSRYETGERILSQIVDQNPDVSSLKINADQEIRFVRSIYELTPIGKVFCDIVFEQ; from the coding sequence ATGGATTCAAATCTCCCACAACTTCCAATCTCTTCAGAGACAGGCGATGCGTTAGCCAAACCTATTGCTGAATCAGTTGGGAATGCAGGAAAAGATATCGTTGAAGCAATATTCCATTATTTTTTAGATCCACTTAGAAAATTTAATATTCAACGAAATTTTAACCTTGAGAAGTTTCAAGAGGACCTCTATAAAAACTTTAATGATATACCAGAGGCAAATCGCGATGATTCTAAAATCAATCTGACGATTAAGGCGATTGAGGATTTAAGATACCAGATAAACGAAGAAGAAATTCGTGATATGTTCACCACGCTGATTACTTCCACCTTAGATAATCGGAAAAATAGTAAAGTGCTGCCGATATTTAGTACAATCATTTCGAATATGACTTCTTCAGAAGCAAAACTTCTGAAGGTACTATACACAAATAAATTGTCACTAACTCCATACGTAGAACTGACAATAGTTAATAAAATTTCGGGTGTTACCAACGCCCCTGGTCTCGCGCTTTTATTACTAGATGAATCGAATACTCAAGGAGCGGAATTAGATTTATCCCTTCTTGAATCAGAAAATCTAATCAAGCACACCACTGACTCATCTTTAAGTTCCGAGTACTTTGTTAGTCGGTATGAAACAGGTGAAAGAATCTTATCTCAAATAGTTGATCAGAATCCTGATGTCTCATCTTTGAAAATAAACGCAGATCAAGAGATAAGATTCGTTCGGAGTATTTACGAGTTAACTCCCATTGGGAAAGTTTTTTGTGATATAGTCTTTGAGCAATAA
- a CDS encoding helix-turn-helix transcriptional regulator yields the protein MSLVERIKSLAVSKKMTFAELERALGLANSSIRKWDASSPSSERLQKVADHFQVSTDYLLGRTETPYYALKEKDEPSIQADLERLIEELDGFKYSKKMAEFSEEPKELLIASLEQAVRIAKMKLNVSIRLRNIEIDHDWR from the coding sequence ATGTCTTTAGTAGAACGAATAAAAAGCCTTGCTGTCAGCAAAAAGATGACCTTTGCAGAATTGGAACGAGCGCTTGGTCTGGCTAACAGCTCTATTAGAAAATGGGATGCCTCATCCCCATCCAGCGAACGTCTTCAAAAAGTTGCTGACCACTTCCAGGTCAGTACTGACTATTTGCTAGGACGAACAGAAACGCCATACTATGCTCTTAAGGAAAAAGACGAACCATCTATCCAGGCAGACCTTGAACGCTTGATAGAAGAGCTGGATGGCTTCAAATACTCAAAGAAAATGGCAGAGTTTAGTGAGGAACCCAAAGAGCTACTAATTGCATCATTAGAACAGGCTGTACGTATTGCTAAAATGAAGCTAAACGTAAGTATACGCCTAAGAAATATCGAGATTGATCATGATTGGCGTTAA
- a CDS encoding ImmA/IrrE family metallo-endopeptidase — protein MGYYTRVRRIKLIVLNRNLCSHKHRFTCAHELGRALLHPDEKAPRLSTLSLTSKLKIEREANEFATHLLIDDSHKEYSIETVGGVLKYYGLPTGMERFIHKEVNINV, from the coding sequence ATGGGCTATTACACCAGAGTCAGACGAATTAAATTGATTGTTCTTAATCGAAACCTGTGCTCCCATAAACACCGCTTTACTTGCGCGCATGAATTGGGACGCGCTCTGCTCCACCCAGATGAGAAGGCGCCAAGGCTGTCCACATTAAGTCTGACATCCAAACTCAAGATTGAACGAGAGGCTAATGAATTCGCCACACACTTATTGATTGATGATAGCCACAAAGAATACTCAATCGAAACCGTTGGCGGTGTACTGAAGTACTATGGACTTCCAACTGGGATGGAGCGATTTATACATAAGGAGGTAAATATCAATGTTTAA
- a CDS encoding hemolysin family protein, whose amino-acid sequence MDPSGNLSTQILLILVLTFINAIFSASEIAFVSLNQQKMTQLAESGNVKAQRVMKLLDKSDDFLATIQVAITLAGFFSSASAATTFADRIMTWLPSLPGGKAVAILIVTFVLSYLTLVLGELYPKQVALQMPEEIALGTAGFISVTQWLAKPFVGLLTASTGLLKRLTPIDFTKEEEKFTRSEMKALLANSRNDGAIDTDEFAMMQGVLSLDSKLAREVMVPRTDTQMIDIEDPLEENINALLDSPFSRIPLYEGDKDNVIGVIHVKNLLRASRQHGFDNLDLREIANEPMFVPDTIYTDDLLLEFRREQTHLAILKDEYGGVEGIVTLEDLIEEIVGEIEDESDINSESFQAIDDTHWEVDGGVTLDKFNATFNESVRSEDVETIAGLMIQIIGYVPDDDERLSVRVNDYVLTTTQIENGRIRWVLLTLDAERTLAADFDYQDFEEEEFGDEENEEN is encoded by the coding sequence ATGGACCCCTCGGGGAATTTAAGTACACAAATCTTATTAATCTTAGTACTGACCTTTATTAATGCGATTTTCTCGGCATCAGAGATTGCCTTCGTCTCGCTCAACCAACAAAAGATGACCCAACTGGCGGAATCAGGCAATGTCAAAGCCCAACGCGTGATGAAATTGTTGGATAAGTCGGACGACTTTTTGGCTACTATTCAAGTTGCCATCACCTTAGCAGGCTTCTTCTCTAGTGCGTCGGCTGCAACCACCTTTGCAGATCGAATTATGACTTGGTTGCCAAGTTTGCCGGGCGGAAAAGCAGTCGCGATTTTGATTGTCACCTTTGTTTTATCTTATTTAACCCTGGTTTTAGGGGAACTATATCCTAAGCAGGTCGCCCTTCAGATGCCTGAAGAGATTGCCTTAGGCACGGCGGGCTTTATCTCTGTTACTCAGTGGTTAGCCAAGCCTTTTGTGGGCTTGCTGACGGCTTCAACAGGGCTTTTGAAGCGATTGACGCCAATTGATTTTACCAAAGAAGAAGAAAAGTTCACCCGTAGTGAGATGAAGGCTCTCTTGGCCAACAGCCGCAACGATGGGGCCATTGACACGGATGAGTTTGCTATGATGCAGGGTGTGCTATCGCTTGATAGCAAGTTGGCCCGTGAGGTCATGGTGCCTCGGACAGACACCCAGATGATTGATATTGAAGATCCGCTAGAAGAAAATATCAATGCCTTATTAGATAGTCCTTTCTCGCGGATTCCACTCTATGAAGGTGATAAGGACAATGTGATCGGCGTGATTCACGTTAAAAACCTCTTGCGCGCCTCACGCCAACATGGATTTGATAACTTAGACTTACGTGAGATTGCCAATGAGCCAATGTTTGTGCCCGATACCATCTACACAGATGACCTACTCTTAGAGTTCCGTCGCGAACAAACCCATTTGGCCATCCTTAAGGATGAATATGGCGGTGTCGAAGGGATTGTCACCCTAGAAGACTTAATTGAAGAAATTGTCGGGGAAATCGAAGACGAGTCCGACATCAATAGCGAGTCCTTCCAGGCTATTGACGATACCCACTGGGAAGTTGACGGCGGGGTTACCCTAGATAAGTTTAATGCGACCTTCAATGAGTCTGTGCGATCAGAGGACGTGGAAACCATTGCCGGCCTCATGATTCAAATTATCGGCTATGTGCCAGATGATGATGAGCGTTTGTCGGTGCGGGTTAACGACTATGTCCTGACCACCACGCAAATTGAAAATGGCCGTATTCGTTGGGTGCTGCTGACACTAGATGCAGAGCGCACACTGGCAGCTGATTTTGACTACCAAGACTTCGAAGAAGAAGAATTTGGTGACGAAGAAAACGAAGAAAACTAG
- the cbpA gene encoding cyclic di-AMP binding protein CbpA produces MIEQLVVPKQQITYLTEADNCASALDLLEDQGLRCVPVLDATQTLYRGNLYRYHIYQYAYHHPDEDLSCLPVTHFLKNTTRVVHEQDSFYHMVFTLNDLPYVAVLDRDNRFSGIIRHNTMLQWLAQAWAMPNAGFALSVETLGSRGELAQVSKLINRFSDIISATTLEKTDMDTKGQILYALPSSLDPVEFNQLVKQLERRGYRIRSYRIH; encoded by the coding sequence ATGATTGAACAACTAGTCGTCCCCAAACAGCAGATTACCTATCTAACCGAAGCCGATAACTGCGCAAGCGCCTTGGATTTATTAGAAGATCAGGGACTACGCTGTGTGCCCGTCCTAGACGCCACCCAGACCCTCTACCGCGGTAATCTCTATCGCTATCACATCTATCAATATGCCTATCATCACCCTGATGAAGATTTGAGTTGCCTGCCGGTCACTCACTTCCTCAAAAACACGACTCGCGTAGTGCACGAGCAGGACTCCTTCTATCATATGGTCTTTACCCTCAATGACCTACCTTACGTAGCTGTTCTGGACCGTGACAATCGCTTTAGCGGTATTATTCGCCATAACACCATGTTGCAGTGGCTAGCTCAAGCCTGGGCCATGCCGAATGCAGGCTTTGCCCTATCAGTCGAGACCCTAGGTAGTCGTGGAGAACTGGCTCAAGTCAGCAAGTTAATCAATCGCTTTAGCGACATTATCTCTGCTACCACCCTGGAGAAAACCGATATGGATACCAAGGGCCAAATCCTCTATGCTCTGCCAAGCAGTCTAGACCCCGTTGAGTTTAACCAATTGGTCAAGCAATTAGAGCGACGGGGCTACCGCATTCGAAGCTACCGTATACATTAA